The genomic DNA TTGTGGTGCCTTTCTTTTGCTCTGTGTTTCAGGTTGCCACTTCTGGTGACCAAAGCTATAATAAGGACGAAAATGCCCACGACCACGGCCTCGTCCACGGTAGCGACCATGGCCTCGTCCACCTCTATGCCCTTTTCCACGTACATTCTGCTGGAATGTCGTGTTATTTACTTATGGTAAAGGGGCAGATCCCGTTGGACGGGATTGATGATTCTTAATCACCAATTCATGATTCTGCTCGGCAACAAGGAGGGTTGAAAGGAGATCCCCAAACTTGGTAAACTTGCGCTCCCTGTACATCTCGGCTAAGTTGATATTATTGGGATGAAAAGTGGATAATGTTTTGTCGATCTTTCTTTTCTCAGTAACAATCTCACCACACATAATGAGCCTAGAACTTATTTTGAATAGTGCTGAGCTATATGCCCGAACACTCTTAAAATCTTGAACCCTTAGATTAGCCCAATCATTTTCAGCTGCAGGTAGATAAACTAGTTTCTGATGATCGAACCTATCCTTtagattttcccataaaataaagGGATCCTCGACTTCTAGGTACTCAGATTTTAGATCTTCATGCATGTGGTGTCGAAGGAAAATAATAGAGGTAAAATTTTCTTCAATTGTGGATGTGTTTTCTGCCTTTATTGTGTTGCCTAATTTCTTTGAACCCAAATGCAACTTTACATCTTGTACCCACGATAGATAATTCTCCCCAGAAATGTCCAATGCAACGAACGACAAGTTTGTAAGATTTGTCATTTTAATCTGAATTTAACACCAAAATTATTAACTTAAATTTTCAATATAAATATTACATACAATCCTACTGAATCTGGTGCGTTAACAAGTAAGCAATAATAAATGTGTACATCATTATTATCATCGATATTATAAATAGatctatatataaaatgacaaaTGGATTTTCACCCGCCATACGGACGTCTGCGTATACAGGTTATCTCCAACCAATAATATATTTAAGTGGAAAATCCTGCATAAGTTAGTTAGGCACAAAAGAATTATTATCCGATAGGCAGGCAATTTATAAATCAAGGTTCCCACTATATTTCGGTATTACCCAAAATTATATGGTACCGTAAATAGGCGGTGCTCCGGCCATATGTAGTTAAAATATTAGTAGAGGGTGTAACCACGTCTACTCATATATATGTacatttaaataaaattatacctTCTCAGTTCCGGCAGGGCTTCGTGCTGATAACGTATTGTAATATCCTAGCTATAAAAGAACAACCGGAGAGCTACTAAATTTAACAGAAGGAGGTAAGAAGCTGAGTATAGAAAGAAAGCTCGGGTGCATCTTTCTTCATTACCGAGTGTGGCTATTTATAGCCAATGTGAATTTGCAAGAAGCCAAGAACATTAAATGCATACACAAATTCTACTCCTATAAATCATAGCCCTACTATTTGGTTCATTGACCACATGCATGGCAATCACTATATTACAACACAGACCTTATTTTTATTGGAAAATATGGTGAAAACAAttctgtaattatttttactgaAACTTGGGTTATTATTTTTTTACCgtgttttattaatttttaatttcatGTTTTGTGTTTTTTAAACTTTGTTTATAACATAACCTTTAGTCATACCTTTTTACATTCTTTTTATAACGTAACTTTGGTTAATGATTTAAACATGTATTCttttcatataaaaaattaattgGCCGTAAAAGTTTTACATCCTTAAACTTTAATgttttctattatttttattaatattatgTTCTGTAAATTTTATGTATACGGGATGTtagttttttgtatttttttatttatgtCAGGTTTATTAATATGTAATACAATTTTGTGTTTTCTTAATTTTATTTTCATGCCCGGTATTTCTTTTTTCTTAGATTGACTATcctaaaatttaaattatatttataaatatgaaAAATTAGAACCTCAATGTAAAAAATCCTAAAATATGTAGAATATTATATTTACAAATAATTTACAAAATTACATAGTATTTAAATTCAACAGAAAAAATaaggaaaacaaaaaaaaaataaaaattcgAAACCCTGTTCACACTGTGGAACACTTTTAGTCagtttttttaaatatttgatgTTAGGTACGTGTAATCCCTAACTAACATAAACCTAATGGgtaatatttaattattcagTTATCTGTACAAAATAGTTACCAGTTGatctcttctatatatatatatatatttgtcgTATGCAACGAAATTAAGGCCCATGTGATAATCCATGAATAAATCAATATGAATTGGGTGATAAAAAGTTATTGTTCACGTTGTTTGTATATTTCCTCTAAGCCGTTCTAAATTCATCCGGACGAGTGGGTAAAAAAATTAGCCTAAACTATTACCTTAATATTAAGACACTACCACATGTGTCTATTACTAATTTTTGGTACTTTTTTTTACATTAATTACAACATTCTTGTTTCTTTTTTTATATTCTAAAATTAATATCATTTTTTAAATTGAAAAAATACCCAAAATACACCACTTTCCAGTTTAAGGTGTCCAAAATACCCACCGACGGTAAAACTGCCCAAAATACCTGCTGAATATGCATGTTACAAATGTAtattctattttttttttaaaaatacaaaCATGAACATATGTCTTACATGAATATtctttgtatttttttttaaaaatagaatACGCATGATGGTAATGCATATTCAGTGGGTATTTTGGGCGGTTTTCCCGCTGATGGGTATTTTGGGCAAATCTCcccaaatggtgggtattttgATTTTTCACCCTTCTAAATTTATCTAGTCATTGCACTTCTTAATTACTTGAAGAAAATGACATTTATATTtacttataattttatatttataagtAATTATTTCGCCTAAAACCTTTATACGAACTCaagtaattatttattattaatgtTGTTCTAGTTATGTAATTTTTGATTTTATGAATATTTGAGCATTTTTAATGTCCTATTTTCTTTACCTATTTACTACATATAAAGGTTTTAATGAGTTCGTATAAATAATCACAACGTCTTTCAATAATTATAAATGTTGGTCATGtagaattattttttatttaataaaaaacattaaaataaatatcttctatattcatgatatatgtcaaaaatttatattaattcgAAAATATGGATTAAATTTGTTAAACAAGTCACaaatgaataattcaaaaattatattctTCCACAAATATTAACTATTCAGAACATATtattcaaatttaaaaataagcTCTTAGTTAAGAATCTACGAACATTCAGAAAAATAAATATTGCAGCTGTCACAAAGCAATAGGAATACAAAGGCACTGTTGCTTTTGTACTTGAATAATTGTCATAAGAATAGACAGTGGGGAATACCTCGTAGCCCAGGATGCTTTTCTTAATCAGGCGATAAGAATGTGTTCAATCAAGTCTGTCATTCGCCTAAAAGTTATATATGGCAGGAATGATTTAATAAGCATTATACATTAAGCCTAACTTTGCAATCGGGAAAAAAATAACATATAATCAAAGGAATTTTTTCATAAATATCCAAattgcagaaaatatttacaaaaatatggATCAATCTCATATGTAATCGTTTCAACCTCATATGCAATCTGATAGGCAATCTGTGTTCGTATTTTTCCAAATATTTTTAAAAGTGATATTTTTGATAAATGACCTGTAATTAAATATttcttaaattttattatttCCAAATTTTATACACAAATGTGCTACTTAGGGCGGTATCTATAATTTTCTTGTACAAGTTGATATATTTAGGATAATTTGGATATGATTAACAATTGATCTTCATCATATTTGACCAGCTTCCTAAGAACCTCTGCCACGTCCATTAATTTCTCCTGAGAATTAATATATTTACCTGAGTTACTCTACACTACACAGGATTCACCTCATTTTTATCATCAGAGTAGTGTTATTTGACCTCATAGGAGAGGCATGTTGTAGCACCTCCTCCAACTTCCCTATAACCGCAACTTGGAGGATATCTTTGACAAATAGACCTTGAAAAATATCTTTGTCTAGATAAATTAAGGGGCCTTTGAACTTCTCTGAGATTTTTATTAACGAAAAATATTCTTAAAACTTTTTGAGACATCAAACCGTCATTATGGAATGAGTAGTTGGCTAGGATTTTTCCTTTACCCGTAGACTAGTGCGAGGGAAGCAACGAAGTCTGATAAGGGACTAAAGCAGTCTCATCTCGATCACCTGGGAAGATTTTGTTGGCGAACAAATTTACAGGAACATTGACATGTTGTTTCAAAGGAGGTATCATACCAGGTCTATGAAGTTTCTCAAAAGCATGTTTACTTCATTGCTGATATCATCCTGTAGAGGTAAGCCATAGTTCATCTCTAGATCATTTTTCTTGACTTCTATTTACATGTTCTTGTTTATCTCGCTCAAGTTAACTAATAGGATATGAGCAACTGGTTAGCATCCAACCTAGTTCTAGGGTGAGGCAGGCCCAGTTGAAGATCCAAGACCCCCTAATCCGGAACAAGGTAATGAAATGAGTCAGGCTCACATGGATAGCCCGGTCCAAGCCCAACCTAGAAGCAGGATCATCTCTTAGCTAGAATCCAACCCTGCCATCAGGAGAGCCGGGCGTACCCCACGACCACCAAGGAGGGGTACATGGGtacgtgactatgacagctatcaacaaccaatgACTGAGACAAACATGACACGCGTCAGCACACCTTTGATGCATCCTAAAGGTGGTCCTTACTTGAACAACGTGTATAAAATCCATCAAGCCAAGAATCCTGCACCTCCAACAACGAACGACTTTGATCCAAAagtaccaacccctaaaccctacctttgggctatatataaCCCAAGGGGAAGAGATTTAGGGGTTACGCTCTCTtacacactcatatacacacacaaccaccttaCTTTTCTATCTATCTTCATTTTCTCCAAgtgagttcttactctcacatcGGAGGCGCCGCGGGGTTCAAACCCCCCTCCCATGTTTTTTTGCAGACACCCCACGGCAACTATACCACAACCGCTACGAGGATTCAGGTGCAACATCGGAAGGAGCAGCCCCGcacaccggagttatcatttggcacTAGAAGGAGGGGCCCTTCATCCTTGGGTCACGATGCCCCTAGATTCAACTTCATCAGTAAACTCTTAAAATAGTCCATTTCTTTAACCTGTAAGAACACAAGCAACCTAGCTCTCTCATAACcatgaatgttgtttatttaTGCCATATTTTTGTGTGCTCGTCATTTTAGGCTACATTTTTGTGCGCCCAGTTTCATTCAtttttaagccacgtttgtgtgtgctgtagatagttttgattttttaaaaaccCGGATCTGCtttagcttgcatattttcttCGTGTTATAGACTCAATTATATTCGTTCCGCAATATTGTCAGCAAAACCCAGAAAGTTTATTTGTTGTTGTTCTGGGTAGTTTTTGCTCTATATAAAAAGCAACCTTAGATCTAAATTTTTAGCTTCAAATCTTGGTTAATTGCTATTTGTACCCTTAAGATAATGGAAAGAAAAGGGAAGAGTACAGTTGGGAgactgataagtggattttatatccacttggaatactttattacaagcttaaattggtgttttggactcaagttgttggtattttgatgtgtttttgtgttattgcatttcaggtattagttaaatgaagaaaagagcttttaaaggaaatatgatgaaaagtgatcagaattggaagccaaggccattgtcaagttgtagagaatctcaatagcttcgcgtgggcagttgaatcgcctaattctgacaagtagaactcaagttatggtcaaaacaagattcatcagaatatttttccagtcagtagctgagcgcccgctcaggagagctgagcggccgctcagggcgcggctggtcgctgatttcgctgaaaaagccttttttgagtagaatttgacgattttaagggtccaggtccactaggggcgtatatatacttaaaaaaagggttttcatcatccgggaagattgggataccaaggagaagacctagaagcacagaacaactccgaaaaagaagatcttgttttcaacttgtgattctttgaattagttataattttggatgctcgtttttgttcttgttgaacctagatctcgtttattcgtactttgattattatttagtttattaagaccttgtttataccatgctttcattggaactcatggtgacgatgagttcgattatgggctaatcgttgtcatgggattctagcggatttacttatggatttcaataattaattgtttcgatatcttggtgtgtggtgattgattgatatcctagtattggttgtgcttattcgtcttatgtgcgtagctaacatataagatagcgtgttaatctctattgaagcgacagtgaatatagaggtttagaacttgccatgctagcataggttcatgtatgtgtatgcatgattcgtaggtaactctaaccgttttacttgccctatgtaatcaagatagataacttgttcttaaaccgttatgttgtcaaattctatagacatatagggtctcaatataattggtgcctattcagcttctatctcttttgtggatgtctggtagaatggtactcgtgcaatgaaagttggcgtttatcagtttcgtgttatctgattagtgtcatcaccatcacatgctaaggttaagaacaataaggctattgaatgaagtatttaatgaagttaggatcccatgtttgtcatatatagtaattcaacttcaattctcttagttaatgttatttagtataatctcttagtttaattaaaacccaatttattatttgtcttagcattgagcgataaccatacattgttgcataggtgcataaattgaacttaacctgaaccagtctctgtgggaacgaatctgatttatatcttatactacttgggaacgcgtatacttgcgtgaatattagcgtgtgttttcgccctaacaagtttttggcgccgctgccggggactcggtgttaatttttagtttatgtgcttgtcatcagtggtcgttaaagttcactgactcggattcttttactttcacggtttatttgtttgtgtttcaggtactcattacaatgggagatccagcagcacgaacgaaagccttgatggagttttctcaacccaagatcaatgacattcaatctagcattgtcaggccagctatcacagctaatacctttgagatcaagcctggcataattcaatgggtacagacttcagtccagtttgggggttctccaatggaagatcccaatacgcacattagggatttcattgagatctgcgacaccttcaagttcaacggtgtttccgaagatgctgtgaagctgagactattcctattctctctgaaggacaaggctaggagctggttacactctctaccagctggttcgattactacttgggaagatcttgctcagaagtttcttactaaattcttccctatggcgaagacagctgcactcaggaatgctattactcaatttgcgcagcaaacgggagaatcgctaagtgaagcttgggagcgctacaaggagatgcttaggaagtgtcctcatcatggaattcctgattggaagatcatcacttgtttttacaatgggttgggagcacagtccagacccatgctcgatgcagcatcaggtggagcattatgggcaaagaggtataaggaagcttatgatctaattgaactgatggctgctaatgaatatccgtatccaacccagagatatccacagggcaaggtagcaggagttcttgaagtggatacagctacagctatcactgctcaactaaaggcgttgtctatgaagatcgattctctggctaactatgatgttaagcagataattagtgtttgtgagctgtgtgcaggtccgcatgcgacagaacaatgcgctatatctagcgactcagctcagtttatgagcaactttcagagatcgcagcaaccagttccagacacttattatcctgacaactggaatcatcctaacttcagctggagcaacaatcagaatgcgatgcaacatccattccagcagtttgcaaataagctatttaaccctcctggttttcagcaacaatttacaccaagacaacaactccaacttcaaaaacaaactaatgatgcaggtctatcttcaaatgaaaaatatgaattggaggagttgaggcttatgtacaaaaaccaggctcttatatgccaaagccaggctgtttctatccagaatctggagaaccaaatagggcaaattgctaatgccttattgaatcgaccaccaggaacgcttcctagtgatacagaaacaaatccaggcaagagggaagttgaagaacaggtgaacgccatcaccttaaggtctggaaaggtcgcaagcccccaagttcagcaagacgaagagcctgaaaagtctcaagttccagaatctgaagttttggctgaagaagatgtgcagaaggaagtagaggtggaaccaaggaagactactgtggaacacactcctcctgagggtaatacaggggagaaacagatttatcctccacctccttttcctaaaaggctgcagaagaaaaagctggataagcagtttgagaagtttctggaggtgttcaagaaacttcatatcaacatacctttcgctgaagctcttgaacagatgcctagctatgcgaggtttatgaaaggtattctctctcggaaagtgaagctcgatgacttagagaccgttgctctaacggaggaatgcagtgctgtgctgcaacagaagttgcctccgaagcttgaagatcctggaagcttcactattcct from Apium graveolens cultivar Ventura chromosome 5, ASM990537v1, whole genome shotgun sequence includes the following:
- the LOC141660797 gene encoding uncharacterized protein LOC141660797 produces the protein MTNLTNLSFVALDISGENYLSWVQDVKLHLGSKKLGNTIKAENTSTIEENFTSIIFLRHHMHEDLKSEYLEVEDPFILWENLKDRFDHQKLVYLPAAENDWANLRVQDFKSVRAYSSALFKISSRLIMCGEIVTEKRKIDKTLSTFHPNNINLAEMYRERKFTKFGDLLSTLLVAEQNHELVIKNHQSRPTGSAPLP